In the Polyangiaceae bacterium genome, one interval contains:
- a CDS encoding peptidoglycan-binding domain-containing protein, producing MAQFAHSSEKFGQLNLDTLLGVQKALNALGYEAGKEDGIDGPNTQDAVREFQGEHGLDADGKAGPKTKATIIEVLETVVAEDEYEERA from the coding sequence ATGGCGCAGTTCGCTCACAGCTCCGAAAAGTTTGGTCAGCTCAATCTCGACACGCTGCTCGGTGTGCAAAAGGCCCTCAACGCACTCGGCTACGAGGCGGGCAAAGAGGACGGCATCGACGGTCCCAACACTCAGGACGCGGTGCGCGAGTTTCAGGGCGAGCATGGCCTGGATGCCGACGGCAAGGCAGGGCCGAAGACCAAGGCCACGATCATCGAAGTGCTCGAGACCGTGGTCGCCGAGGACGAGTACGAAGAGCGCGCCTGA
- a CDS encoding sigma-70 family RNA polymerase sigma factor, whose product MSGVAQVQAATRVDPGFEAVFRSELGYVWKTLERLGVPNRDVEDVAHDVFVAVYRNFDHYDITRPIRPWLCGFAYRTASDYRRLARNRYERTAHDGDMDAPDSDRAARRIEARDLTLRALDQVELERRVVLMMHDIDGHAAPDIARELSIPVNTVYSRLRLARDEFRRAVNELQGGVS is encoded by the coding sequence ATGTCGGGTGTGGCCCAAGTGCAGGCAGCCACCCGGGTGGATCCGGGCTTCGAAGCGGTGTTCCGCTCCGAGCTCGGCTACGTCTGGAAAACCCTGGAGCGACTGGGCGTACCGAATCGCGATGTCGAGGACGTGGCCCACGACGTCTTCGTTGCGGTGTACCGCAACTTCGACCACTACGACATCACACGACCCATTCGTCCCTGGCTCTGCGGTTTCGCGTACCGAACTGCATCCGACTACCGGCGCCTCGCACGCAATCGCTACGAGCGGACGGCCCACGACGGCGACATGGATGCACCGGATAGCGATCGCGCCGCGCGACGCATCGAAGCACGCGACCTCACCTTGCGAGCGCTCGACCAAGTCGAGCTGGAGCGACGCGTCGTGCTGATGATGCACGACATCGACGGTCACGCCGCGCCCGACATCGCGCGCGAGCTGAGCATACCGGTCAACACGGTCTATTCGCGTCTGCGCCTGGCTCGCGACGAGTTTCGACGCGCCGTGAACGAACTGCAAGGAGGCGTGTCATGA
- a CDS encoding insulinase family protein — protein sequence MIRASVLTIPLLWVVACGTPPAEHPTPVQPTTSSKAPSAPVDALDQPLPLDTRVTRGKLPSGLTYYVMPHAKPEKRAQVWLVVNAGSVLEDDDQQGLAHFVEHMGFNGTKRFPKTQLVDFLEKSGVRFGADLNAYTSFDETVYTLQVPTDKPELFDRSISVLRDWADGMTFDADEVDKERGVVLEEWRLGRGARMRLFDKQAPVTFHGSKYAQRLPIGKDDILRTAPRDKLVRFYRDWYRPDLMAVVAVGDFDAAKVEARIKAEFASLAAPAKPRPRPKVTLPPHAKTLVSIETDAELPAASVTLLSKLPHRPEASARDYRRSIGEQLFNAMINARLDEIRRKPNAPFLFATASATGLIRTADVFRQMAATKEDGIERGFDALLTEVLRVERHGFTATELARAKTQLLRFFQQAVKEDEKKDGRELAAEIVRNFLEEEAMPGRKAELELVEKFLPGITLEEMNALAKTLSQGSRVISVSGPATMTKPSEAALLGTEQRVAQRAIEPYVDRASDAPLLATKPEPGKIAKTADIPEIGVSEWTFENGVRVVAKSTDFENDIVHMSAFSPGGHSLVKDADFPSARFADEVLGQGGLGNLDAVELRKALSGKVVSARAQIGELEEGFIGKAAPSDLETMFQMLHLGFTAPRKDADAFASWKAREVESVKNRRVSPEGVFFEDLMLFSTQNHLRRRPVTPEVVEKVDLDRALAIYRDRFAEPGDFTFVFVGNIDLAQLKRLSTVYLGSLPTKKRKEKWRDVGVRMPAGVKTKTVKKGKEPKARVSITFHGPAKWTRDSENDMRTLREVLSYRLRQILREDMGGVYGVQVSGGITRRPRQEYRFNVSFGCAPDAVDKLKQAVFDEIAAIKKSGAPEDVIDKAKQARVQAHQVNLEKNGFWLHELERAYDFGDDPKLIVDIAPMVAKVTSAAAQSAAKTYLNPKQYVLGVLLPESQP from the coding sequence ATGATTCGCGCATCGGTCCTCACCATCCCCTTGCTGTGGGTAGTCGCTTGCGGAACTCCTCCCGCGGAGCACCCCACTCCCGTTCAGCCAACGACGTCGTCCAAGGCGCCTTCCGCTCCCGTGGACGCACTGGACCAGCCGCTACCCTTGGACACGCGCGTCACGCGGGGCAAGCTGCCAAGCGGGCTGACCTACTACGTCATGCCCCACGCCAAGCCGGAGAAGCGCGCGCAGGTGTGGCTCGTCGTCAACGCCGGCTCCGTGTTGGAAGACGACGATCAGCAAGGGTTGGCCCACTTCGTCGAACACATGGGCTTCAACGGCACCAAGCGCTTCCCCAAGACACAGTTGGTGGACTTCTTGGAAAAGAGCGGCGTGCGCTTCGGAGCCGACCTGAACGCTTACACGTCCTTCGACGAGACCGTGTACACACTCCAAGTTCCGACCGACAAGCCCGAGCTCTTCGATCGCAGCATCAGCGTGCTGCGTGACTGGGCGGACGGTATGACCTTCGACGCCGACGAGGTCGACAAGGAACGCGGCGTGGTGCTCGAAGAATGGCGTCTCGGCCGCGGCGCGCGCATGCGCCTGTTCGACAAGCAGGCGCCCGTCACCTTCCACGGCTCCAAGTACGCGCAGCGCTTGCCCATCGGTAAGGATGACATCCTGCGGACGGCGCCGCGCGACAAGCTCGTGCGCTTCTACCGCGACTGGTACCGCCCGGATCTGATGGCGGTGGTGGCCGTGGGGGATTTCGACGCCGCCAAGGTGGAGGCACGCATCAAAGCCGAGTTCGCCAGTCTCGCGGCGCCCGCAAAGCCACGGCCACGGCCGAAGGTCACCCTCCCGCCCCACGCCAAGACCCTGGTCAGCATCGAGACGGACGCCGAGCTGCCGGCCGCCAGCGTGACGCTGCTCAGCAAGCTACCGCATCGTCCCGAGGCCAGCGCTCGCGACTATCGGCGCTCGATCGGGGAGCAGCTCTTCAACGCGATGATCAACGCGCGGCTCGACGAGATTAGACGCAAGCCAAACGCACCGTTCCTCTTCGCCACGGCATCAGCGACCGGGCTGATACGTACTGCCGACGTGTTCCGACAGATGGCTGCGACGAAAGAGGATGGAATCGAGCGCGGCTTCGACGCTCTGCTCACCGAGGTGCTCCGCGTCGAGCGGCACGGTTTCACCGCCACGGAGTTGGCGCGAGCCAAGACCCAGCTCCTTCGCTTCTTCCAGCAGGCCGTGAAGGAAGACGAGAAGAAGGACGGTCGCGAGCTCGCCGCAGAGATCGTGCGTAACTTCCTGGAAGAAGAGGCCATGCCAGGGCGCAAGGCTGAACTCGAGCTGGTGGAAAAGTTCTTGCCCGGCATCACGCTGGAAGAGATGAACGCCCTCGCGAAAACCCTGAGCCAGGGGAGTCGCGTGATCTCCGTCTCCGGTCCCGCCACCATGACCAAACCCAGTGAGGCTGCGCTGTTGGGAACGGAGCAGCGCGTTGCACAGCGCGCCATCGAGCCCTACGTGGACCGAGCTTCTGACGCGCCGCTGCTAGCCACGAAACCCGAGCCCGGGAAGATCGCGAAGACTGCCGATATCCCCGAGATTGGCGTCAGCGAATGGACCTTCGAGAACGGCGTTCGCGTCGTGGCCAAATCCACGGACTTCGAGAACGACATCGTGCACATGTCGGCATTCTCGCCGGGCGGACACTCCCTGGTGAAGGACGCCGACTTCCCGAGTGCGCGCTTCGCCGATGAAGTCCTGGGTCAGGGCGGACTGGGGAACCTGGACGCCGTCGAATTGCGCAAAGCGCTCAGCGGCAAGGTCGTGTCGGCGCGCGCACAGATCGGCGAGCTGGAAGAGGGCTTCATCGGCAAGGCCGCCCCCTCGGACCTGGAGACGATGTTCCAGATGTTGCACCTAGGCTTCACGGCACCCCGCAAGGACGCCGATGCCTTCGCTTCCTGGAAGGCGCGCGAGGTGGAAAGCGTGAAGAACCGCCGGGTGTCTCCCGAAGGGGTGTTCTTCGAAGATCTGATGTTGTTCTCGACGCAGAATCACTTGCGTCGACGCCCGGTCACGCCCGAAGTGGTGGAAAAGGTCGACCTGGATCGTGCCCTTGCCATCTATCGCGATCGCTTCGCCGAGCCGGGTGATTTCACCTTCGTGTTCGTCGGCAACATCGACCTGGCCCAACTGAAGCGATTGTCCACGGTCTATCTGGGAAGCCTGCCCACCAAGAAGCGCAAGGAAAAGTGGCGGGACGTGGGCGTGAGAATGCCCGCGGGCGTGAAGACCAAGACCGTCAAGAAGGGCAAGGAGCCGAAGGCACGGGTGTCCATCACCTTCCACGGGCCAGCGAAGTGGACCCGCGACAGCGAGAACGACATGCGCACCCTGCGAGAGGTGCTCAGCTATCGGTTGCGCCAGATCCTCCGTGAGGACATGGGCGGCGTGTACGGTGTTCAGGTGAGTGGAGGCATCACCCGTCGCCCGCGCCAGGAGTACCGCTTCAACGTGAGCTTCGGCTGCGCCCCGGATGCCGTCGACAAGTTGAAGCAGGCTGTCTTCGACGAAATTGCGGCGATCAAAAAGAGCGGCGCGCCCGAGGACGTGATCGACAAGGCGAAGCAGGCACGGGTGCAAGCACATCAGGTCAATCTCGAGAAGAACGGTTTCTGGCTCCACGAGCTGGAGCGCGCCTACGACTTCGGCGACGACCCCAAGCTGATCGTGGATATCGCGCCGATGGTCGCGAAGGTCACTTCCGCTGCCGCTCAAAGCGCAGCGAAGACCTACCTCAACCCGAAGCAGTACGTGCTCGGAGTACTGCTACCCGAAAGTCAGCCCTAG
- a CDS encoding class I SAM-dependent methyltransferase, translated as MDFREVYARYPERYHALVSAEDVDGNLLHALRDVLGARPGHVVDVGAGTGRVSRLLLELGAKVTAIEPEAAMLALAQHLLADPAREGRIEFARADGRALPLADGVANAAVAGWVFGHLRYWEDQWQEQVRRALSEMDRVVASGGDVIVIETLGTARLQPGAPNERLDEYYAWLEAEGFERRQFATDYGFANAEAAATNLEFFFGAETAACIRNNGWARVPEWTGLWARRKSSRTP; from the coding sequence ATGGATTTCCGAGAAGTCTACGCGCGATACCCCGAGCGCTACCACGCGCTGGTCTCGGCCGAAGACGTGGATGGCAATCTACTGCACGCACTACGCGACGTGCTCGGGGCTCGGCCGGGACACGTGGTCGACGTGGGAGCAGGCACTGGCCGCGTGTCGCGCCTGTTGCTCGAGCTTGGCGCAAAGGTCACTGCAATCGAGCCCGAAGCGGCGATGTTGGCCCTCGCCCAACACCTGTTGGCAGACCCAGCGCGAGAGGGACGCATCGAGTTCGCTCGGGCTGACGGCCGCGCGCTGCCCTTGGCGGACGGCGTAGCGAATGCGGCAGTCGCGGGCTGGGTATTCGGGCACCTCCGCTACTGGGAGGACCAGTGGCAAGAGCAAGTACGGCGTGCCCTGAGCGAGATGGATCGCGTCGTGGCAAGCGGTGGTGACGTGATCGTGATCGAGACCCTGGGCACGGCTCGCCTTCAGCCAGGCGCTCCCAACGAGCGGCTTGACGAGTACTACGCGTGGCTCGAGGCCGAGGGCTTCGAGCGTCGTCAGTTCGCGACCGACTACGGCTTTGCGAACGCAGAAGCTGCAGCGACCAACCTCGAGTTCTTCTTTGGTGCGGAAACCGCTGCGTGCATTCGAAACAACGGATGGGCGCGCGTTCCCGAGTGGACTGGCCTTTGGGCGCGACGAAAGTCATCTAGAACGCCCTGA
- a CDS encoding HPr-rel-A system PqqD family peptide chaperone, translated as MSPTRLRQLAVSDSGFVFDPVTGHTFTVNAAGLVVIAGLKDGLSLEAIVTRLQNELEMDGSEDVNRDVDDFMARLREHGLWG; from the coding sequence ATGAGTCCCACTCGACTTCGTCAGCTTGCCGTCAGCGACTCGGGCTTCGTCTTCGATCCCGTCACCGGACACACCTTTACCGTCAATGCCGCTGGTCTCGTGGTCATCGCGGGGTTGAAGGACGGACTCTCGCTGGAGGCGATCGTGACGCGCCTCCAAAACGAGTTGGAGATGGACGGAAGCGAGGACGTGAACCGTGACGTCGACGACTTCATGGCGCGCCTGCGCGAACACGGCCTGTGGGGTTGA
- a CDS encoding ATP-grasp domain-containing protein: MSSTPVVAITGMNATDNPAPGVAVARSLREAPGFNGTIVGLGYDALDPGFYAKGLLDAAAIMPFPSAGRDATLHRLLEVQSRFGLDVLIPTLDSELRAVAALEPELRAAKIATLVPRIDSVDAASKPRLNELGAKAGFPVPESEAISTASAIPRLVGQFGLPIVIKGVFYGASIVYTEADAVQAFHHFVASWGLPVIVQRFIKGEEYNVAGLGDGRGNTIGAVAMRKMALTEKGKGWAGVTIDDERLVEVTERVVGALNWRGGLEVEFIKDSDGEKVYVAEVNPRFPAWVHLATAAGQNLAAACVDLALGQPVEKMRGYRVGTMFVRISIDQIAELERFGRIASTGLADLEEHA, encoded by the coding sequence GTGAGCTCGACACCTGTCGTCGCCATCACAGGCATGAACGCCACCGACAACCCCGCGCCGGGTGTTGCCGTGGCCCGCTCCCTGCGCGAGGCGCCGGGATTCAACGGAACCATCGTAGGGCTCGGCTATGACGCCCTCGACCCGGGTTTCTACGCCAAAGGACTGCTCGACGCTGCGGCGATCATGCCGTTTCCCTCCGCGGGCCGCGACGCCACGCTCCATCGCTTGCTGGAGGTCCAGAGCCGCTTCGGCCTCGATGTGTTGATCCCCACTCTCGATTCCGAGTTGCGAGCCGTCGCCGCTCTGGAGCCGGAGCTGCGAGCCGCAAAGATCGCGACTCTGGTGCCTCGCATCGACTCGGTCGACGCCGCTTCCAAGCCGCGCCTGAACGAGCTCGGCGCGAAAGCTGGGTTCCCGGTGCCGGAGTCGGAGGCGATCAGCACGGCCAGCGCCATTCCACGCTTGGTCGGACAGTTCGGCCTGCCCATCGTGATCAAGGGCGTGTTCTACGGCGCGAGCATCGTCTACACCGAGGCGGACGCGGTCCAGGCGTTCCACCACTTCGTCGCCAGCTGGGGCCTGCCGGTCATCGTGCAGCGCTTCATCAAAGGTGAGGAATACAACGTGGCCGGGCTGGGGGATGGCCGTGGGAACACCATCGGCGCCGTCGCCATGCGCAAGATGGCGCTGACGGAGAAGGGCAAAGGCTGGGCCGGGGTCACCATCGACGACGAGCGCTTGGTGGAGGTGACGGAACGCGTCGTCGGCGCGCTGAACTGGCGCGGAGGCCTGGAGGTCGAGTTCATCAAGGATAGCGATGGCGAGAAGGTCTACGTAGCCGAGGTCAACCCGCGCTTCCCCGCGTGGGTGCACTTGGCCACGGCAGCCGGACAGAACTTGGCCGCTGCCTGCGTCGACCTGGCCCTGGGGCAGCCGGTGGAGAAGATGCGCGGCTACCGGGTCGGCACGATGTTCGTGCGCATTTCCATCGACCAGATTGCGGAGCTGGAGCGCTTTGGTCGCATTGCATCGACCGGATTGGCTGACTTGGAGGAACACGCATGA
- a CDS encoding urea transporter, with protein MAAELKGSTFSIGLDLLFRPYAQIVFARDAKAGLFVVLAIATAPKLLLATLLAVAVAHLTAWLFGLGPHAIREGNPATTAVLTTLAIGVFAPGGGHPLVLVAIGAILAVLLTASFEAVFSNVALPTHSFPFIAASWTVHLAARSLPAPEENLALTEQAHFLPASWFQASWLDIPASLLFLHGVTVGALVLVAIALHSRIALLLALLGGLAAALMRLALRPDMDFSHVDLLASFNAVLTAMALGGVWFVPQPASLLLAAVGGGLSALLSYALAPAAGIAFLPVLSLPFVVTTHLVLTAARRRQADTHPRSTVPHDRPEEALASHLMRVRRFGDVAWLPFRLPFRGEWEVTQGYDGKHTHKGLWRHGLDFEVRNKDGNTFGRDGTTLGDYHCYGLPILAAGVGTVASVHDGVEDNPPGEVNTHDNWGNAVVIAHGIGLYSVYAHLQPASVRVRPGEVVQPGTEIARCGNSGRSPTPHLHFQLQRLPTLGSPTMPADFGDVVFRDDGGFHLRTRVIPEEGEAMRAIVRDEALASALGFMPGSSWELIDEAGRRELAHVELDLLGRRLLRSDHAALTLDPYDGGVVMVNFSGRSSSLLKFLLIALARVPFDQADQLHWEEEIPGRLMLTGARRAVADFMAVFAPNVGASRVTFECRREPGHVVVEAKSRQFHSRATISLGRSTHRVSVTVSGRTTSLSLRSVDGRSPAEDAT; from the coding sequence GTGGCTGCAGAGCTGAAAGGCTCGACGTTCTCCATCGGCCTGGATCTACTGTTCCGACCGTATGCGCAGATCGTGTTCGCGCGAGACGCCAAGGCGGGCTTGTTCGTGGTGCTCGCGATCGCGACGGCACCCAAGTTGCTGCTGGCCACGCTTCTTGCCGTCGCCGTGGCCCACCTGACAGCTTGGCTGTTTGGCTTGGGGCCGCATGCCATCCGAGAGGGCAATCCGGCGACCACCGCGGTGCTGACGACGCTGGCTATCGGCGTGTTCGCCCCCGGGGGCGGGCATCCTTTGGTGCTGGTGGCGATCGGCGCGATCCTGGCGGTGCTGCTGACCGCGTCCTTCGAAGCAGTGTTCTCCAACGTCGCACTGCCGACCCACTCCTTCCCCTTCATCGCTGCTTCCTGGACGGTGCACTTGGCGGCACGCAGCCTTCCCGCGCCCGAAGAAAACCTGGCGCTGACGGAGCAGGCGCACTTTCTACCGGCGAGCTGGTTCCAAGCGTCATGGCTCGACATACCTGCCTCGCTGCTATTTCTGCATGGCGTGACCGTGGGCGCATTGGTCCTGGTCGCCATCGCGTTGCATAGCCGCATCGCGCTGCTGCTCGCGCTGCTCGGCGGGCTGGCAGCTGCCCTCATGCGTCTTGCCTTGCGGCCCGACATGGATTTCTCCCACGTCGACCTGCTCGCGTCGTTCAACGCCGTGCTGACCGCCATGGCCCTGGGCGGTGTGTGGTTCGTGCCGCAGCCCGCTTCGCTACTCCTGGCCGCAGTGGGCGGAGGACTCAGCGCACTGCTCAGCTACGCGCTCGCGCCTGCTGCAGGAATCGCCTTCTTGCCCGTGCTGTCCCTTCCCTTCGTCGTGACCACCCACCTGGTGCTGACCGCGGCGAGGCGGCGTCAGGCGGACACGCATCCACGTTCCACTGTGCCTCACGACCGTCCAGAGGAAGCCCTGGCGAGCCACTTGATGCGCGTCCGACGTTTCGGCGACGTCGCTTGGCTGCCCTTTCGCCTTCCCTTCCGTGGCGAATGGGAGGTGACGCAAGGCTATGACGGCAAGCACACGCACAAAGGACTGTGGCGTCACGGTCTGGACTTCGAAGTCCGCAACAAGGACGGCAACACCTTCGGTCGCGACGGCACGACCTTGGGCGACTACCACTGCTACGGACTACCGATCCTCGCGGCAGGCGTCGGCACCGTGGCCAGCGTCCACGACGGCGTGGAAGACAATCCGCCGGGTGAGGTCAACACCCACGACAACTGGGGCAATGCCGTGGTCATCGCCCACGGCATCGGCTTGTATTCCGTGTACGCTCATTTGCAGCCCGCCAGTGTTCGCGTGCGCCCGGGTGAGGTGGTGCAGCCCGGAACCGAGATTGCCCGCTGCGGAAACTCGGGTCGCTCTCCGACGCCTCACCTGCACTTCCAGCTCCAGCGCCTGCCGACTCTGGGTAGCCCGACCATGCCGGCAGATTTCGGCGACGTCGTATTCCGCGATGACGGCGGCTTTCACCTGCGTACGCGCGTGATCCCCGAAGAGGGCGAGGCGATGCGGGCCATCGTTCGCGACGAAGCGCTGGCGTCCGCCCTGGGCTTCATGCCAGGCAGCTCCTGGGAGTTGATCGACGAGGCGGGCCGACGGGAGCTCGCTCACGTCGAGCTCGACTTGTTGGGAAGGCGACTACTTCGCTCCGATCACGCTGCCCTGACTCTGGATCCCTACGACGGTGGCGTCGTGATGGTGAACTTCTCCGGGCGTTCGAGTTCGCTACTCAAGTTCTTGTTAATCGCCCTGGCGCGCGTTCCCTTCGATCAAGCGGACCAGCTGCACTGGGAGGAGGAAATCCCCGGGCGACTGATGCTGACGGGGGCACGTCGTGCGGTGGCGGACTTCATGGCGGTGTTCGCCCCCAACGTGGGCGCCAGCCGAGTCACCTTCGAGTGCCGGAGAGAACCAGGGCACGTCGTCGTCGAAGCCAAGTCGCGGCAGTTCCACAGTCGCGCGACCATTTCTCTTGGTCGTTCGACTCACCGCGTGTCGGTGACCGTCTCGGGTCGTACCACGTCCTTGAGTCTGCGCTCGGTAGACGGTCGTAGCCCAGCGGAGGACGCTACGTGA
- a CDS encoding tetratricopeptide repeat protein, which produces MFRSARHLGPAIAGLLLMLTPVAARSDSSAQVADLYRASYREEAGGKAAKALDLMKQIHSSRGASYFTWARRGWLAYLAGRFAESEQAYAEAAKLKPDAIEPRLGLTLPLLAQKKWRPLEKACREVLKLDPQNAVARARLAHAYYSIGNYPDSATLYRKLVKDYPADLDNQTGLGWALARMGRGAEAKKVFAAVLEVSPDNVNARQGIALP; this is translated from the coding sequence ATGTTCAGGTCAGCCCGCCATCTTGGACCCGCGATCGCCGGATTGCTCCTCATGCTCACCCCCGTGGCCGCTCGCAGCGACTCGAGCGCGCAGGTCGCGGATCTGTACCGAGCCTCTTACCGGGAGGAAGCGGGGGGAAAGGCGGCGAAGGCTCTCGACCTGATGAAGCAGATCCACAGCAGCCGCGGGGCCTCCTACTTCACCTGGGCGCGGCGAGGCTGGCTCGCGTACCTGGCAGGGCGATTCGCGGAGTCGGAGCAGGCGTACGCAGAGGCCGCCAAGCTGAAGCCTGACGCAATCGAACCGCGACTCGGACTCACGCTTCCACTCTTGGCGCAGAAGAAGTGGCGACCTCTGGAGAAAGCGTGTCGCGAGGTGCTGAAGCTCGATCCCCAGAACGCGGTCGCGCGTGCGCGCCTGGCGCACGCCTACTACTCGATCGGAAACTATCCAGACTCGGCGACGCTGTACCGCAAGCTCGTCAAAGACTACCCGGCGGATCTGGACAACCAGACAGGACTGGGCTGGGCCCTCGCACGCATGGGACGGGGAGCCGAGGCGAAGAAGGTCTTCGCGGCTGTCCTGGAAGTCTCGCCGGACAACGTGAACGCGCGGCAGGGCATCGCCTTGCCCTGA
- a CDS encoding protein kinase gives MPETVGRYLLFDAIARGGMASVHLGRVQGDAGFSKVVAIKRHHPHYARDPYFRDMLLDEARLTARITHPNVISVLDVVAAGGELLVVMEYVPGLSLAALSAVWGGGGPAVPVDIAVAILIDALDGLHAAHEALDEKNKPLQLVHRDVSPHNMLVGADGVTRVIDFGVAHAAERVGATYTGDIKGKLGYLAFEQLRRLELDRRVDLYGAGVTLWEALSNERLHDGVDPGDIVSRVQAGDHARPSSVSGRGSAQLDDVVLRALRADRDERFSTAAEFARALAAVCTPATRSDVAQWVRLAGEASLERQREFRAQVEAWSDPARDSDAAPARARHSARPPAPSDPALRVPAGSDETEVRPAEPAAGARPGDATLPSAHDATLPSAHDATLPSAHDATLPSAVESAEGAAPRGTEPSAPVLASVPPTSPSSVLPPPRSRRSLATSAGPAVIGAAAVVALVAVVALLVLHFRKGDSEIDAMREPQVSAPAASQAPVSPAPSAGVGLPNVDVSSQPGTSASPPVSPPSPSVDASQHRVGPKPIPYIPRPKPKPKMNCTPPYTIDADGVRIPKRECFKQ, from the coding sequence ATGCCCGAGACCGTCGGCCGCTACCTCCTCTTCGACGCGATTGCGCGCGGAGGCATGGCCAGCGTCCATCTCGGGCGCGTTCAGGGCGACGCAGGCTTCTCGAAGGTAGTGGCCATCAAGCGACATCACCCCCACTACGCGCGGGATCCGTACTTCCGTGACATGCTGCTCGACGAAGCGCGGCTCACTGCGCGGATCACCCATCCCAACGTGATCAGCGTGCTGGACGTCGTGGCGGCTGGCGGCGAGCTGCTCGTAGTCATGGAGTATGTACCGGGTCTTTCTCTCGCGGCTCTAAGCGCGGTGTGGGGAGGAGGTGGCCCCGCAGTCCCAGTGGACATCGCCGTGGCGATTCTCATCGATGCCCTCGACGGACTGCACGCCGCCCACGAAGCCCTGGACGAGAAGAACAAGCCTCTCCAGCTCGTGCATCGCGATGTCTCACCCCACAACATGTTGGTGGGCGCCGATGGTGTCACTCGCGTCATCGACTTCGGTGTGGCACACGCTGCGGAGCGAGTCGGCGCCACGTACACCGGCGACATCAAGGGCAAGTTGGGGTATCTCGCCTTCGAACAGCTCCGGCGCTTGGAGCTCGATCGACGCGTCGACCTCTACGGAGCCGGCGTTACCCTTTGGGAGGCCTTGAGCAACGAGCGCCTTCACGACGGAGTCGACCCAGGCGACATCGTTTCGCGCGTGCAGGCTGGGGACCATGCCAGACCCAGCAGCGTCTCGGGGCGCGGCAGCGCCCAGCTCGACGACGTGGTGCTCCGGGCATTGCGAGCCGATCGTGACGAGCGATTCTCCACCGCGGCCGAGTTCGCGCGTGCTCTCGCGGCGGTTTGCACTCCCGCAACGCGCTCGGATGTCGCCCAGTGGGTGCGCTTGGCGGGTGAAGCATCGCTGGAGCGGCAGCGCGAGTTCCGCGCGCAAGTGGAGGCCTGGAGCGACCCTGCGCGAGACAGTGATGCCGCCCCGGCCCGCGCGCGGCATTCCGCGCGCCCACCTGCGCCGAGTGACCCCGCTCTCCGCGTTCCCGCAGGCAGCGACGAGACCGAGGTGCGGCCAGCCGAACCTGCCGCGGGGGCGCGTCCCGGGGACGCCACACTGCCGTCCGCACACGACGCCACACTGCCGTCCGCACACGACGCCACACTGCCGTCCGCACACGACGCCACGCTGCCGTCCGCAGTCGAAAGCGCGGAGGGCGCCGCGCCGCGCGGCACGGAGCCTTCTGCCCCTGTGCTCGCTAGCGTTCCGCCTACTTCCCCCAGTAGCGTTCTTCCTCCGCCGCGCTCGCGGCGCTCCCTTGCGACCTCTGCGGGACCCGCGGTGATCGGAGCAGCCGCCGTGGTTGCACTCGTCGCCGTGGTCGCGCTGCTCGTTCTCCACTTCCGCAAGGGGGATAGCGAGATCGACGCGATGCGCGAGCCGCAGGTTTCCGCGCCCGCGGCTAGCCAAGCCCCCGTGTCACCAGCACCTTCGGCCGGCGTCGGCCTTCCCAACGTGGACGTATCGTCGCAACCCGGCACGAGCGCTTCGCCGCCGGTCAGCCCACCAAGCCCATCCGTCGACGCCTCACAGCATCGCGTCGGCCCCAAGCCGATTCCGTACATTCCCCGACCCAAACCAAAGCCGAAGATGAATTGCACGCCGCCCTACACCATCGATGCAGACGGCGTGCGCATCCCCAAGCGCGAGTGCTTCAAGCAATGA